The following coding sequences lie in one Candidatus Diapherotrites archaeon genomic window:
- a CDS encoding ATPase domain-containing protein, with the protein MPFGIKFGVGGIPEEREKEEEVFGGEAEELLEERAARRPTYDVPFVPVRVSDFDKLIEKGGVEKGTNFLLSGGCGTGKSTFAMQSIYNGLLAGEKAVYILFEESDEKIKRHMRVNFGWDLEKFEKLDRLAILRINPFKIARSVEASLVKQRRALLIQVEQLELPFVPDKIVVDSLSALSVAFMGNTENYRYYIKHMFDSLNQYDSINFIISETEQDPGIYSRTGIEEFLADGVIVLYNVKVGMTRKRMLEILKLRCSNHVKTLVPYNITPKGIAIEYDASKTALEEIGVRK; encoded by the coding sequence ATGCCTTTTGGGATTAAGTTTGGGGTTGGAGGAATACCTGAGGAAAGAGAAAAAGAGGAAGAAGTCTTTGGAGGCGAGGCAGAAGAGCTTCTTGAGGAAAGGGCTGCAAGAAGGCCTACTTATGATGTTCCTTTTGTCCCAGTCAGGGTGAGTGATTTTGATAAATTGATTGAGAAGGGAGGAGTAGAAAAAGGCACTAATTTCCTGCTTTCAGGGGGCTGCGGGACAGGAAAAAGCACTTTTGCAATGCAGTCCATTTATAATGGCCTTTTGGCAGGGGAGAAGGCAGTGTACATCCTGTTCGAGGAGTCAGATGAAAAGATTAAGAGGCATATGCGCGTTAATTTCGGCTGGGACCTAGAGAAGTTTGAGAAATTAGACAGGCTGGCAATACTTAGAATCAACCCTTTCAAGATTGCCAGGAGCGTTGAAGCCTCTCTTGTAAAGCAGAGGCGCGCATTGCTCATTCAGGTAGAGCAATTGGAGCTTCCTTTTGTTCCAGACAAGATTGTGGTTGACAGCCTTTCTGCGTTGAGCGTTGCATTCATGGGAAATACTGAGAATTACCGTTACTACATAAAGCACATGTTTGATTCCTTGAACCAGTATGACTCAATCAATTTCATTATCTCTGAAACAGAGCAGGACCCTGGAATTTACAGTAGGACTGGAATAGAGGAATTTCTTGCAGACGGCGTAATTGTTCTTTACAATGTAAAGGTTGGAATGACAAGGAAGAGAATGCTTGAAATCTTAAAGCTCAGGTGCTCTAATCATGTCAAAACTCTAGTACCTTACAATATTACGCCAAAAGGGATTGCAATAGAATATGATGCAAGCAAAACTGCATTAGAGGAAATAGGTGTAAGGAAATGA
- a CDS encoding TraB/GumN family protein, with the protein MERIKAHGKEVILVGTAHISRQSIELVEKTIEEEKPEVVGIELCGTRLTQLRSGRRWSETNIGQIIKEGKTYLFLVNLMLSNLQKQLGKKMGVRPGAEMFAAYKIAQKQGIPIALLDRDIQVTMRRTFALVGLKEKIKLLLSIIAGFFSEKKEVTAELIEKLKTKDMMTELMEEFMRTAPTLKKVLVDERDAFIANKILSLKEKKILAVVGAGHVNGIKQLLLSGKKIDEGKLIEVPKKKSLVMPLLKWGIPAVFVILFGYAFFLRGASLTIELFAWWFLITGALSALGALLARAHPLSIATAFLAAPFTTLHPALATGWFAGAVELKVCNPKVKDFEELKELQSLGDLYKNQVTRILLVTALTNIGATIGVVIALPYIFSLLG; encoded by the coding sequence TTGGAGCGAATTAAAGCCCACGGAAAGGAGGTAATCCTTGTAGGCACTGCGCACATCTCAAGGCAGAGCATTGAATTAGTGGAAAAAACAATTGAGGAAGAGAAGCCTGAAGTAGTGGGAATTGAATTGTGCGGGACAAGGCTCACCCAACTGCGCTCTGGAAGGAGATGGAGCGAGACAAACATCGGCCAAATAATCAAAGAAGGAAAAACCTACTTGTTCCTTGTAAATTTAATGCTTTCAAACCTCCAAAAACAGTTGGGCAAAAAGATGGGTGTAAGACCGGGAGCAGAAATGTTTGCTGCATACAAGATCGCCCAAAAACAAGGAATTCCAATTGCATTGCTGGACAGGGACATCCAGGTTACAATGCGCAGGACCTTCGCCCTTGTTGGCCTCAAAGAGAAAATAAAGCTTTTGCTCTCCATTATTGCAGGCTTCTTCTCTGAAAAAAAGGAAGTCACAGCAGAGCTCATAGAAAAATTAAAAACAAAAGACATGATGACTGAATTAATGGAGGAATTCATGCGCACTGCCCCTACACTAAAGAAAGTCCTTGTGGACGAAAGGGATGCCTTCATTGCAAACAAGATTCTTTCACTTAAAGAAAAAAAGATTTTGGCAGTAGTCGGGGCAGGCCATGTTAACGGAATAAAGCAATTGCTGCTCTCAGGGAAAAAAATAGATGAAGGGAAATTAATTGAAGTGCCCAAGAAAAAGTCTTTGGTAATGCCTTTGCTTAAGTGGGGTATACCTGCAGTATTTGTAATTTTATTCGGCTACGCCTTCTTTTTGAGGGGGGCTTCGCTTACAATTGAATTGTTTGCTTGGTGGTTCCTGATTACTGGAGCATTAAGCGCTTTAGGCGCACTTCTTGCGAGAGCCCATCCACTCTCAATTGCAACAGCATTCCTTGCAGCGCCTTTTACAACCCTTCATCCTGCTCTGGCTACAGGCTGGTTTGCTGGAGCAGTGGAATTAAAGGTGTGCAACCCAAAAGTAAAAGACTTCGAGGAATTAAAAGAACTTCAGTCCTTGGGCGACTTGTACAAGAACCAGGTAACGAGAATTCTGCTGGTCACAGCCCTGACAAATATTGGGGCAACAATAGGGGTAGTAATTGCCCTGCCCTACATTTTCTCTCTCTTGGGATAA
- the metG gene encoding methionine--tRNA ligase subunit beta produces the protein MSEKITFNEFKKLDLRTAKILGVEDIPRKDRQFKLTVDVGGTQKTLVAGIKGIYQKEELIGKNIVVVNNLEPRKFDGITSEGMLLAAVDGNNISIVTVDGKVKAGTKVE, from the coding sequence GTGAGCGAAAAAATTACTTTTAATGAATTCAAGAAACTGGATTTAAGGACTGCAAAAATTTTGGGTGTTGAGGACATCCCTAGAAAAGACAGGCAATTCAAGCTAACAGTAGATGTGGGGGGCACTCAAAAAACTTTGGTGGCTGGAATAAAAGGAATTTATCAAAAAGAAGAATTAATAGGCAAAAACATTGTTGTAGTTAATAACCTTGAACCAAGAAAATTTGATGGGATCACTTCAGAAGGAATGCTTCTTGCAGCAGTGGACGGCAACAATATTTCCATTGTGACAGTGGACGGGAAAGTAAAGGCTGGAACAAAAGTTGAATAA
- a CDS encoding PHP domain-containing protein, which yields MKLDLHVHSFYSKDAGNLPKTIIEKALEKKLDGIAVTDHDSVKAWKELNALGRKAGVKVIQGEELKVYEGKKFVGELMGLFLTEKIKKKNYMEAIEEIRAQGGIVVVPHPFDVFRNNFKKLNEAVKAKKVDAIEAFNSRCYFNSFNEKAERFAEKNSLPKIAGSDAHFPEEIGNAFTEVKADSIEDARRLIRKDHTRISGRKSSFAVHLKTRVRKYNIIKPE from the coding sequence ATGAAACTAGACTTGCACGTACACTCGTTTTACTCGAAGGATGCTGGAAACCTGCCTAAAACAATAATTGAGAAAGCACTCGAAAAAAAACTGGATGGGATTGCAGTAACAGACCATGATTCAGTAAAGGCATGGAAGGAATTGAATGCCCTTGGAAGAAAAGCCGGAGTGAAAGTGATTCAAGGGGAAGAATTAAAGGTTTATGAAGGAAAAAAGTTTGTTGGGGAATTGATGGGATTATTTTTGACTGAAAAAATAAAGAAAAAAAATTATATGGAGGCAATAGAAGAAATTAGGGCCCAAGGCGGAATTGTTGTAGTGCCTCACCCTTTTGATGTCTTCAGGAACAACTTCAAGAAATTGAATGAGGCAGTGAAGGCAAAAAAAGTTGACGCAATAGAAGCATTCAATTCAAGGTGTTATTTCAATTCATTCAATGAAAAAGCAGAAAGGTTTGCTGAAAAGAATTCTCTTCCCAAAATTGCAGGAAGCGACGCCCATTTCCCTGAAGAGATAGGGAATGCGTTCACTGAAGTGAAAGCAGATTCAATTGAGGACGCAAGAAGGCTTATAAGGAAAGACCATACAAGAATTTCCGGGAGGAAGTCTTCTTTTGCTGTCCACCTTAAAACCAGAGTAAGGAAATACAATATCATAAAACCTGAGTGA
- a CDS encoding ATP-binding protein has product MVYMKFYDREQELREMKLLKKKQPSMLVITGRRRVGKTEIIKRFLAKEKGIYFFVDNQKSEKMLLREYSKQLLEYFNLKEYISIDSWEKFLELIFDLAKKKDTTIAFDEFQRFLQINPSFINQLQKYWDVHRNKIKLFLVLSGSSIGMMRKIFIEQKAPLFKRAQNILFVEIFDFKTIYSILNDLGVTSFKTKLEIYSFFGGVIYYYTLLDYYNVKNTDDLLEKLILRKNAPLKNEVRDIVIESFGKEHKTYYSILTAVALGKTTKKEICDFVDVKETSLSHYLYDLMNILNVVNYDVPVTEEKPWRSKKGHYFLKDNFFKFWFKFIFRNMSYYEIGNYDYILEKIKIELNSFVGKNFEEVCKEFLVELNKQKKLPFVFSKIGNWLDRKGNEIDLVALSDRHEILFAECKWQDKKVGLKELFRLKEKAKQVQWHGKYRKEYFALFSKAGFERNCLSYCKKNKVMAFDLKHLNKVFS; this is encoded by the coding sequence ATGGTATATATGAAGTTTTACGACCGCGAACAAGAATTAAGGGAAATGAAGCTGCTTAAAAAAAAGCAGCCTTCAATGTTAGTTATAACTGGGAGAAGGCGTGTCGGTAAAACAGAAATAATAAAAAGATTTTTAGCAAAAGAAAAAGGCATTTATTTTTTTGTAGATAACCAAAAATCAGAAAAAATGCTTTTAAGAGAATACAGCAAACAGCTTTTAGAATACTTTAATCTAAAAGAATACATTTCTATAGATTCATGGGAAAAGTTTTTGGAGCTTATTTTTGATTTAGCAAAAAAGAAAGACACAACAATCGCTTTTGACGAATTCCAAAGGTTTCTTCAAATAAATCCTTCTTTTATAAACCAGCTTCAAAAGTATTGGGATGTGCATAGAAATAAAATAAAATTATTTTTGGTTTTGAGTGGTTCAAGTATTGGAATGATGAGAAAAATATTTATTGAGCAAAAAGCGCCTTTATTTAAGAGGGCTCAAAACATATTGTTTGTTGAAATATTTGATTTCAAGACAATATACAGTATTCTAAATGATTTAGGGGTCACTAGTTTTAAAACAAAATTAGAGATTTATTCGTTTTTTGGGGGGGTCATATATTATTATACTTTATTAGATTATTATAATGTAAAAAACACTGATGATTTACTGGAAAAACTTATTTTAAGAAAAAATGCTCCACTAAAAAATGAGGTTAGAGATATTGTAATTGAATCTTTTGGAAAAGAGCATAAAACATATTATTCTATTTTGACCGCTGTAGCTTTAGGGAAAACAACAAAAAAAGAGATATGCGATTTTGTTGACGTAAAAGAAACTTCTTTGTCCCATTATCTTTACGACTTAATGAATATACTTAATGTAGTGAATTATGATGTGCCGGTAACGGAAGAAAAACCTTGGAGGTCAAAGAAAGGGCATTATTTCTTAAAAGACAATTTCTTTAAGTTCTGGTTTAAATTCATTTTCAGAAACATGAGCTACTATGAAATAGGAAATTATGATTATATTCTTGAAAAAATAAAAATTGAATTGAATTCATTTGTAGGAAAAAATTTTGAGGAAGTATGTAAAGAGTTTTTGGTTGAATTGAACAAACAAAAGAAACTTCCTTTTGTATTTTCAAAGATAGGGAACTGGCTTGACAGAAAAGGCAATGAAATAGATTTGGTGGCGTTGAGTGATAGGCATGAAATATTGTTTGCTGAATGCAAGTGGCAGGACAAGAAGGTTGGTTTAAAAGAATTGTTCAGATTAAAAGAAAAGGCAAAGCAGGTTCAATGGCACGGTAAGTATAGAAAAGAATATTTTGCATTGTTCAGTAAGGCGGGGTTCGAGAGAAACTGCTTGAGTTACTGTAAAAAAAATAAGGTAATGGCTTTTGACCTTAAACACTTAAACAAGGTTTTCTCTTAA
- a CDS encoding S26 family signal peptidase — MKEKYFSGKNSFVVTGNSMAPTAKTFTATKIYFNSSKPEFGDIIVFRQRGKLIAHRFLGRRNNGINFYLITKGDNHLFFDGPVEAKKVVGKIVELNGRKMKEFPLKQLNKLIALFSLIQGTLFTFFYKRLSTKKIFCDKKGLWQRLFRPALIRITNPALLVPLH; from the coding sequence ATGAAAGAAAAATATTTTTCTGGAAAGAATTCTTTTGTTGTAACTGGGAACAGCATGGCACCAACAGCAAAAACCTTCACTGCAACAAAGATATATTTTAATTCAAGTAAACCAGAATTTGGTGACATTATTGTTTTCAGGCAAAGAGGAAAACTTATTGCCCACAGATTTCTGGGAAGAAGAAATAATGGCATCAATTTTTATCTTATTACAAAAGGCGACAACCATTTGTTCTTTGACGGGCCAGTTGAAGCGAAAAAGGTTGTGGGAAAAATTGTCGAGTTGAATGGAAGAAAAATGAAAGAATTTCCTTTAAAGCAATTGAACAAATTGATTGCACTATTTTCCTTAATTCAAGGAACATTATTCACTTTCTTTTACAAGAGGCTTTCAACAAAAAAAATTTTTTGTGATAAAAAGGGCTTATGGCAGAGGCTTTTCAGGCCAGCGCTGATTAGAATAACAAACCCAGCTCTTTTAGTACCACTACATTAA
- a CDS encoding radical SAM protein, translating to MNLPYKNKITSISILYTHKCPIYCDHCCGNFSPKRKEKLTPKKVLDYFNDISSIKVKKICFTGGEPFLFFDELINLISKGKRMGFKISVISNGFWAVNEKETRKIMRLLSKNGLAAIKISADEFHQKFIPIDNILNILKISNKQIPLKTIISFTKTKDLNHLNLLHFFKKFRKLRLLVQPVIPVGRAKNKIKKEKVLYRKIDPKAKCPMPDLPTIDAYKQVYVCCNGILAGRNSIFHIGDTSKEELKDILLKFKENRLIHFLKTEGPFILVKELEKNKLRKRREIKTKKYVGVCDYCMKHLATYRKNDIEKALEKIYLK from the coding sequence TTGAACTTGCCTTATAAAAACAAAATAACTTCTATTAGTATCCTATACACACACAAATGCCCTATTTATTGTGATCACTGTTGTGGTAATTTTTCTCCTAAAAGAAAAGAAAAATTGACCCCCAAAAAAGTCTTGGATTATTTCAACGATATCTCTTCAATAAAAGTCAAAAAAATATGTTTCACCGGCGGGGAACCCTTCCTTTTTTTTGATGAATTAATTAATTTGATTTCAAAAGGAAAAAGAATGGGGTTTAAAATTTCAGTTATTTCAAACGGCTTTTGGGCAGTGAATGAAAAAGAAACAAGAAAGATAATGAGGCTTCTGTCAAAAAATGGTTTAGCTGCCATTAAAATCAGTGCCGATGAATTCCACCAAAAGTTTATTCCTATAGACAATATTTTGAACATTTTAAAAATAAGCAATAAGCAAATACCATTAAAAACAATCATTTCGTTCACCAAAACTAAAGACCTAAACCACTTAAATTTACTACACTTTTTTAAAAAATTCAGGAAACTCCGCCTTCTTGTTCAGCCGGTTATCCCTGTTGGCAGGGCAAAAAACAAAATTAAAAAAGAAAAAGTGCTTTATAGAAAGATTGACCCCAAAGCAAAATGCCCTATGCCTGATCTTCCAACAATTGATGCTTATAAACAAGTTTATGTATGCTGTAATGGAATACTTGCAGGAAGAAATTCAATTTTTCATATAGGAGATACATCTAAAGAAGAACTAAAAGATATTCTCCTTAAATTCAAAGAAAACAGATTAATACATTTCTTAAAAACAGAAGGACCTTTTATACTTGTAAAAGAATTAGAAAAAAATAAATTAAGAAAAAGAAGGGAAATAAAGACAAAAAAATATGTGGGGGTATGCGATTACTGCATGAAACACCTTGCAACATACAGAAAAAACGACATAGAGAAGGCTTTGGAAAAAATCTACTTAAAATAA
- a CDS encoding PqqD family protein, which produces MNAKKIAYKCKDVEWKEIEGEVLVFEPEKYFFFRLNSTASFIWKKINGKSSFKEISQATKNKYKLKDGQAKKDLFDCIKKLKDLKLIYFK; this is translated from the coding sequence ATGAATGCCAAAAAAATTGCATATAAATGTAAAGATGTTGAATGGAAAGAAATTGAAGGGGAGGTATTAGTCTTTGAACCTGAAAAATATTTTTTTTTCAGGCTGAATTCTACTGCATCGTTTATCTGGAAAAAAATTAATGGAAAAAGTTCTTTCAAAGAAATCTCGCAAGCTACAAAAAACAAATATAAGCTAAAAGATGGGCAAGCAAAGAAGGATCTTTTTGATTGCATTAAAAAACTTAAAGACCTAAAATTAATTTATTTTAAGTAG
- a CDS encoding radical SAM protein, with translation MADITLVNLRVKYLENSKKIAYTPVGVLYIISSLEKAGFSVDFKDYQFNSYKNQYDPQNLVKFLKNSADIVGLSFSVEFLPFALIGIKKLKEKFPEKTIIVGGPAINGIEEEVMRNFPQIGVIVRGEGEKTIVELMNAIKQKNSLRKVKGITYGSNGRVISNFTRERTINLDEFPSPINNSIDLSNYNTFHISSSRGCIFKCVFCGINPQCNNKVTFRSIERVVNEINFVVSEYKPQLIRMVDDNFALNKKRVIALCREIRKQKIDANFGCSASVNCMDKRLMEELSGSDFKRIYYGIESASNNVLKRINKPFTIELAEKVIDKSMKYFDDTLVSFVWGFPFESIADFRKTMFLRTLYNGLYGKRIRTQLHLCSPLANSALYHKYRHSIKFDEGIVSDISNQVIFNLSASTKKEIISLIKKFPLIFPSFYYYPHKGFAEKMYLLKRVARNYFEQKKIRS, from the coding sequence ATGGCTGACATAACACTTGTAAATTTGAGGGTTAAATATCTAGAGAACTCAAAAAAGATTGCCTACACTCCTGTTGGAGTGTTGTATATTATAAGCAGTCTTGAAAAAGCCGGCTTTTCAGTTGATTTTAAAGATTATCAATTTAACTCCTACAAAAACCAGTATGACCCACAAAATTTAGTTAAGTTTCTAAAAAATTCTGCAGACATTGTGGGGTTAAGTTTTTCTGTTGAATTTTTGCCTTTTGCATTAATCGGAATAAAAAAATTAAAAGAAAAATTCCCTGAAAAAACGATTATAGTTGGGGGGCCAGCAATAAATGGTATTGAGGAAGAGGTAATGAGGAATTTTCCTCAAATTGGGGTAATTGTGAGAGGCGAAGGAGAAAAAACAATAGTTGAATTAATGAATGCCATAAAACAAAAAAATTCTCTTAGAAAAGTTAAAGGAATAACTTACGGAAGCAATGGCAGAGTTATTTCAAATTTTACAAGAGAAAGAACAATAAATTTGGATGAATTTCCGTCTCCAATAAATAATTCAATTGATTTAAGTAATTATAATACATTCCATATTTCAAGCTCACGCGGATGCATATTTAAATGCGTTTTTTGCGGCATAAACCCACAGTGTAATAATAAAGTAACATTTAGAAGCATCGAGAGGGTAGTTAATGAAATAAATTTTGTGGTTTCAGAATATAAGCCGCAGTTGATAAGGATGGTTGACGATAATTTCGCTCTGAACAAGAAAAGGGTTATTGCCTTATGCAGAGAAATAAGAAAACAAAAAATAGATGCTAATTTTGGGTGTTCAGCGTCAGTGAACTGCATGGACAAAAGATTAATGGAAGAATTATCAGGAAGTGATTTTAAAAGAATTTATTATGGCATAGAATCCGCTTCAAATAATGTGCTTAAACGCATCAATAAGCCTTTCACCATTGAATTAGCTGAAAAAGTGATTGACAAATCAATGAAATATTTTGATGATACTTTGGTCTCATTTGTTTGGGGCTTCCCCTTTGAATCAATTGCTGATTTCAGGAAAACGATGTTTTTGAGAACCCTCTACAACGGATTATATGGCAAAAGAATTAGAACACAGCTTCATTTATGTAGTCCTCTAGCAAATTCAGCCCTCTATCATAAATACAGACATTCAATAAAGTTTGATGAAGGCATTGTTTCTGACATAAGTAACCAAGTCATATTTAATTTATCTGCTTCAACTAAGAAAGAAATAATATCATTAATAAAAAAGTTTCCTTTAATATTCCCTTCATTTTATTATTACCCTCACAAAGGTTTTGCTGAAAAAATGTATTTATTAAAGCGTGTTGCCCGGAATTATTTTGAACAAAAAAAGATTAGGAGTTGA
- a CDS encoding nucleotidyltransferase family protein, protein MGPSNEQKLLLLCADYPLGKKGLAKAQSLLKQGINMKEVVGMSKYHLVFNPIYLNLKKLGYKGKEMKELEELFSFSVSQNMLLKRELKKLAERLKEKKIQVILLKGWALKEVFEDDFLAEADIDLFAGKEDFPLIEYELKKMDYVGKETIFYKFFKSYSIHTPFLKEIGSFTVDFELHQHLLFPINSFNLDINKMRKDSKPIKGNNFLRTFCPEDQLIYFSLHLIYSHAFQVAIPNLLRMKKIIEKFKIDWNKFVERAIEFNVCEILYHSLFLAQKLFEMQIPKKTMNKLKRNSKKETLLFLKNFNENRILKSEYFWKDKVLFRLRYLYFRFYWTKGLKDKLKLIPFIKGFLLD, encoded by the coding sequence ATGGGCCCTTCAAATGAACAGAAACTGCTTTTGTTATGTGCAGATTATCCTTTGGGAAAAAAAGGATTGGCTAAAGCTCAAAGCCTGCTTAAACAGGGAATAAACATGAAAGAAGTTGTTGGGATGAGCAAATATCATTTAGTTTTTAATCCTATTTACTTGAATTTGAAAAAATTGGGTTACAAAGGAAAAGAGATGAAAGAGTTAGAAGAATTATTTTCTTTTTCTGTATCCCAAAATATGTTGTTGAAAAGGGAGCTAAAAAAATTGGCTGAAAGATTAAAAGAGAAAAAAATTCAAGTAATTCTTTTGAAGGGGTGGGCATTAAAAGAAGTTTTTGAAGATGATTTTCTGGCTGAAGCTGACATTGATTTGTTTGCGGGAAAAGAAGATTTTCCATTAATTGAATATGAATTAAAGAAAATGGACTATGTTGGGAAGGAAACCATTTTTTACAAATTTTTTAAGAGTTATAGCATTCACACTCCTTTCTTAAAAGAAATTGGTTCATTCACTGTAGATTTTGAGTTGCACCAGCACCTCTTGTTTCCCATAAATTCCTTTAATTTAGATATAAATAAGATGCGGAAAGACTCAAAGCCAATAAAAGGGAACAATTTTCTGAGAACCTTTTGTCCTGAAGACCAATTAATTTATTTTTCTTTACATTTAATTTACTCCCATGCGTTCCAAGTGGCAATACCAAATCTATTAAGAATGAAAAAAATAATTGAAAAATTTAAAATAGATTGGAATAAATTTGTTGAGAGAGCAATTGAATTTAATGTGTGCGAAATACTTTATCATTCACTATTTTTAGCTCAAAAATTGTTTGAAATGCAAATCCCAAAAAAAACAATGAATAAGTTAAAGAGAAATTCAAAAAAAGAAACACTCTTATTTTTAAAAAATTTTAATGAAAACAGAATACTCAAGAGCGAATACTTTTGGAAAGATAAGGTTTTATTTAGATTAAGGTACTTATATTTTAGGTTTTATTGGACTAAAGGATTAAAAGACAAATTAAAATTAATTCCATTCATTAAAGGTTTTTTGCTTGATTAA
- a CDS encoding class I SAM-dependent methyltransferase, producing MEKFEYKKLFELEEEFFWNSFLRKLVHERIKDFSGKKNLMILDAGCGTGILAKELSATVKVMGLDLSMRALLYCRKRGLRNLVNAPIEKLPFKNNSFDAVLSLDVLCHKWVESDLKALKEFNRVLKKKGIIIINEPAFNLLYSAHDKAVHIRHRYTKKELKEKIIKEGFAIEKIVYWNSLLFPLITIFRLIKNLSKDRESDLMKLHPTVNRLLLSILSFESKISKKIRLPLGLSLFCVAKKIEE from the coding sequence ATGGAAAAATTTGAATACAAGAAACTGTTTGAATTGGAGGAAGAATTTTTCTGGAATTCTTTTCTCAGAAAACTAGTGCATGAAAGAATTAAAGATTTTTCTGGAAAAAAGAATTTAATGATTTTAGATGCAGGTTGCGGGACAGGAATTCTGGCAAAAGAATTAAGTGCGACAGTAAAAGTAATGGGTCTTGACCTTTCAATGAGAGCCCTTTTATATTGCAGGAAAAGAGGCTTGAGGAATTTAGTTAATGCCCCTATAGAGAAACTTCCTTTCAAAAATAATTCTTTTGATGCTGTTCTTTCACTTGATGTTTTATGTCATAAATGGGTTGAAAGCGATTTAAAAGCATTAAAAGAATTCAACAGAGTGCTCAAAAAAAAGGGCATAATAATAATCAATGAACCTGCCTTTAATTTACTTTACAGTGCTCACGACAAAGCAGTTCACATAAGGCACAGATACACAAAAAAGGAATTAAAAGAAAAAATTATTAAGGAAGGCTTTGCAATAGAAAAAATAGTTTACTGGAATTCTTTGCTTTTTCCGTTAATAACAATCTTCAGGTTGATCAAAAACCTCTCTAAAGACAGAGAGTCCGATTTAATGAAGCTCCATCCAACAGTGAACAGGCTTTTGTTAAGTATTCTTTCTTTTGAGTCAAAGATTTCAAAGAAAATCAGATTGCCTTTAGGTTTATCATTATTTTGCGTGGCAAAAAAAATTGAGGAATAA
- a CDS encoding glycosyltransferase, giving the protein MAEVSFFVPVYNGESSVKQNLHKMYDFLNKGFRSFELIVVDDNSKDNSRKIIKEFAKNKKAIKLIEFEKGPTRRENLAQSFLQAKGNIVVFLDLDSIQSLSAIPELVEEIRKGEDIALGSRYVKGSRIKRRISRRLMSLLYNKFIQFYFNSKIRDHNCGIKAFKRKKLIELVKELGYDASLSRGWFWDAELLIRAQKKGMKIIELPVVWHEQRKSSFSLMREIKMVPYIFSFKKKFGKE; this is encoded by the coding sequence ATGGCTGAAGTGTCTTTTTTTGTGCCTGTGTACAACGGAGAAAGTTCTGTTAAGCAGAACCTGCACAAGATGTATGATTTCCTGAATAAGGGTTTTAGGTCATTTGAATTGATTGTAGTTGATGATAACTCAAAGGATAATTCAAGGAAAATAATAAAGGAATTCGCGAAAAACAAAAAAGCAATTAAATTAATTGAATTTGAAAAAGGGCCCACAAGAAGAGAAAATCTTGCGCAATCATTCCTGCAGGCAAAAGGCAACATAGTTGTATTTCTGGACCTTGATTCAATTCAAAGCTTGAGTGCCATCCCTGAACTGGTTGAAGAAATAAGGAAAGGAGAAGACATTGCCCTTGGAAGCAGGTATGTGAAAGGCAGTAGAATAAAAAGGAGGATTTCCAGGCGCCTCATGAGCCTCCTTTACAACAAATTCATTCAGTTTTATTTCAATTCAAAAATAAGAGACCATAACTGCGGGATAAAGGCATTTAAAAGAAAAAAATTAATTGAATTAGTGAAAGAATTAGGCTATGATGCCTCTCTATCAAGAGGCTGGTTCTGGGACGCAGAACTCTTGATTAGGGCACAGAAGAAAGGAATGAAAATTATTGAATTGCCTGTAGTGTGGCATGAGCAAAGAAAAAGCTCTTTTAGCTTAATGAGAGAAATTAAAATGGTTCCTTACATTTTTAGTTTCAAGAAAAAATTTGGAAAGGAATAA